In Ammoniphilus sp. CFH 90114, a genomic segment contains:
- a CDS encoding DUF1904 family protein, translating to MPYLRFNGFTTEELTSLIPKITQVFAITADIEEGKVKVELCQRDSLTHNPRYLEILMFQRSQDKHDRIVADLHELLESGGFKDTHIFYMILDPKLYYKNGKPLTGYVVQ from the coding sequence ATGCCTTACCTCCGTTTTAATGGATTCACCACGGAAGAGTTAACAAGTCTCATTCCTAAAATAACTCAAGTCTTCGCGATAACAGCGGATATTGAAGAAGGAAAGGTCAAAGTGGAGCTTTGTCAAAGGGACAGCTTGACTCATAACCCACGATATTTAGAGATTCTGATGTTTCAACGAAGTCAGGATAAGCACGACCGTATTGTAGCGGATTTGCATGAATTATTAGAAAGCGGGGGATTCAAGGATACCCATATCTTCTACATGATTCTGGATCCAAAACTCTACTATAAGAATGGCAAGCCTCTTACTGGATATGTCGTTCAATAA
- a CDS encoding MarR family winged helix-turn-helix transcriptional regulator: protein MFTKEGLKGGITLSKATVLRELMKKLNKSFELAVTRELAEYGITLPQLLVLRRITNGPQTIGDISKAINLSYSTVSGIIDRLEREKWVKRVKDMKDRRVVWIQTTEKVEEIRKQVPAFQESYYASMFEELTEEEMDQIIQSLELLTKTIDKKVGEKS, encoded by the coding sequence TTGTTCACGAAAGAAGGTTTGAAGGGAGGGATTACACTGAGTAAAGCGACGGTATTAAGAGAGCTGATGAAAAAGCTGAACAAATCCTTTGAACTGGCCGTCACCAGAGAGTTAGCGGAATATGGGATTACACTCCCTCAACTGTTAGTTTTGCGGAGGATCACAAATGGTCCCCAGACGATTGGAGATATCAGTAAGGCCATTAATTTATCTTACAGTACGGTTTCTGGAATTATTGATCGTCTTGAAAGAGAAAAGTGGGTCAAGAGAGTAAAGGATATGAAAGATCGTCGGGTCGTCTGGATTCAAACGACGGAGAAAGTAGAAGAAATCAGAAAACAAGTACCTGCTTTTCAGGAAAGCTATTATGCAAGTATGTTTGAAGAACTGACCGAGGAGGAGATGGATCAAATCATTCAATCACTAGAGTTACTTACGAAAACAATAGATAAGAAGGTTGGTGAGAAATCATGA